One stretch of Paenibacillus sp. AN1007 DNA includes these proteins:
- a CDS encoding ABC transporter ATP-binding protein: MKLELTGVQKSFHQIPALLPTDLTLEHGKFTTLLGPSGCGKTTLLRMIAGLEQPDAGEIRADGEYIYSAAKRIDTPTHKRNLGMVFQDFALWPHMTVYENVAFGLKAGKQKSDLRQKVNEALGMVRLQGMEDRYPHQLSGGQQQRVAFARAVAVKPGVILFDEPLSALDAVLREEMRIEMMSLVRDMGLTALYVTHDQIEAMSMSDEIVVMQKGRILQKGTPETIYSAPSGPYVASFIGKSNWLTPNESMVRPEHVTWSKTEHDDLGYPGIIRSVSYVGERYEVRVQMEGLDVWTAYANQRVSIGERVQLYVSPDRICRMFDQQESDSHSGLNGQHLDQKPGRKQREVIAAAN; encoded by the coding sequence ATGAAACTGGAGTTAACGGGAGTTCAAAAATCATTTCATCAAATTCCTGCACTACTGCCCACTGATCTGACGCTTGAACATGGAAAATTCACAACGCTGCTCGGCCCTTCGGGCTGCGGTAAAACGACGCTGCTCCGCATGATTGCCGGGCTGGAACAGCCGGATGCGGGGGAGATTCGTGCAGATGGTGAATATATCTACTCTGCAGCCAAGCGGATCGATACACCGACACACAAGCGCAATCTGGGGATGGTGTTTCAGGATTTTGCACTATGGCCGCATATGACGGTATATGAGAACGTGGCTTTTGGTCTGAAAGCCGGCAAACAGAAGTCTGATCTGCGGCAAAAGGTGAATGAAGCCCTCGGCATGGTTCGCCTGCAAGGCATGGAGGATCGGTACCCACATCAGCTGTCGGGTGGACAGCAGCAGCGGGTTGCTTTTGCCAGAGCGGTAGCCGTGAAGCCGGGTGTTATCTTGTTTGATGAGCCGCTGAGCGCACTGGATGCGGTGCTTCGGGAAGAGATGCGGATTGAGATGATGTCACTGGTGCGTGATATGGGGCTAACTGCCCTGTATGTGACGCATGATCAGATCGAGGCAATGTCAATGTCGGATGAGATTGTGGTGATGCAGAAGGGGCGGATTTTGCAAAAAGGTACCCCGGAAACGATCTACTCCGCACCAAGTGGCCCTTATGTCGCGTCGTTTATCGGAAAGTCTAACTGGCTTACGCCGAATGAATCCATGGTTCGTCCGGAACATGTGACCTGGAGCAAAACAGAGCATGACGATTTGGGCTATCCCGGAATCATCCGCAGCGTCAGTTATGTAGGAGAACGCTACGAGGTACGTGTGCAGATGGAAGGGCTGGACGTGTGGACGGCATATGCGAACCAAAGAGTAAGCATTGGCGAGAGAGTACAGCTCTATGTATCGCCGGACCGAATCTGCCGGATGTTTGATCAGCAGGAGAGCGATAGCCATTCTGGGCTGAATGGGCAGCATTTGGATCAAAAGCCGGGTAGAAAGCAGCGGGAAGTGATCGCCGCCGCCAACTAG
- a CDS encoding MBL fold metallo-hydrolase translates to MIKLNVWGGAGEHGRSAYLLSGSRQRLLLDCGVKKEGSGEYPLIEPEVVPQLDALLLSHAHEDHSAAIPLLYKLGYTGEVWTTRETKEQLTTYFKAWRRNMEHAGQPLPYGEADERLIRYRFLEDEAERECWFELLPGVSVIWGRSGHLAGSVWLGIEMEGKRILYSGDYTSESMLLQADDVNDGFQRADLERQHRTWAESIPISIGGTQGLQEKYNVADKKMIQQAAYVQAHALGATRAEEAMVDSSVGSLAASLGLKTESRLYPSVSTDDKAIADQRPRGERTKENTVIPSPTRVSLDLAIIDAAYGTDRDTQADKLQQLEHAISKALGCGGKVLLPMPAVGRGQELILWAQQCFPDMPLIVEQKLAEGMGQLNRAPFWLREQEGEILKRTPADSIARFLSGEGWERVGTTEERTRLLTKYEASLWFIPDGMMQSSLAQWYYKVWASDANNLILLTGHTSAGTFAYQLLETPEQYGVCRVEKVRYKVHQGWQNVEHMFNQISARHSVLVHTDLAETERLRQGLLGGLFRPEADIDLLSPGDELIF, encoded by the coding sequence ATGATCAAACTGAATGTATGGGGCGGTGCGGGCGAGCACGGACGTTCCGCCTATCTACTTAGCGGGAGCCGTCAGCGTTTACTGCTGGATTGTGGTGTGAAAAAAGAGGGAAGCGGCGAGTATCCGCTCATCGAACCGGAGGTCGTGCCGCAGCTGGATGCCCTGCTGTTGTCCCATGCGCATGAGGATCACTCTGCTGCCATTCCGCTGCTCTACAAGCTGGGGTATACAGGGGAAGTGTGGACAACACGCGAGACAAAGGAGCAGTTAACAACGTATTTTAAAGCTTGGCGTCGTAACATGGAACATGCAGGTCAACCCCTGCCCTATGGTGAAGCGGATGAGCGGCTTATTCGCTATCGGTTTTTGGAGGATGAAGCCGAGCGTGAATGCTGGTTTGAACTGCTGCCTGGTGTGTCAGTGATCTGGGGTCGAAGCGGACATCTGGCTGGATCCGTCTGGCTCGGGATTGAGATGGAAGGGAAGCGAATTCTATACTCCGGTGATTACACATCAGAGTCTATGCTGCTGCAGGCAGATGATGTGAACGATGGGTTCCAGCGTGCAGATCTGGAGCGTCAGCATAGAACGTGGGCGGAGTCCATTCCGATTTCGATAGGGGGGACTCAAGGTCTACAAGAGAAGTATAATGTGGCTGATAAAAAAATGATTCAACAGGCAGCATATGTTCAGGCTCATGCTCTTGGGGCTACCAGAGCTGAAGAAGCAATGGTTGATTCTTCTGTAGGTTCTCTCGCTGCTTCTCTTGGTTTGAAGACGGAATCACGTCTATATCCCTCCGTGTCCACGGATGACAAAGCCATTGCAGACCAGAGGCCCAGGGGTGAACGAACGAAAGAAAACACGGTTATACCTTCTCCAACGAGAGTCAGCCTTGATCTGGCAATCATAGATGCCGCATATGGAACGGATAGGGACACACAGGCAGACAAGCTGCAGCAGTTGGAGCATGCCATCAGTAAGGCGCTTGGCTGCGGTGGCAAGGTGCTTTTGCCGATGCCTGCAGTAGGCCGAGGACAGGAGCTGATTCTGTGGGCACAGCAGTGCTTTCCAGATATGCCGCTGATTGTGGAGCAGAAACTAGCGGAAGGTATGGGGCAATTGAACCGCGCACCCTTCTGGCTTAGAGAGCAGGAGGGTGAGATCCTCAAGCGTACGCCTGCTGACAGTATTGCAAGATTTCTGAGCGGGGAAGGTTGGGAAAGAGTTGGTACAACCGAAGAGCGAACAAGGTTGCTCACAAAATATGAAGCTTCGCTCTGGTTTATTCCAGACGGAATGATGCAGTCTTCACTGGCACAATGGTATTACAAAGTGTGGGCATCTGATGCGAACAATCTGATTCTGCTCACCGGGCATACTTCGGCTGGCACATTTGCCTATCAACTGCTCGAAACCCCGGAGCAATACGGTGTATGCAGGGTGGAAAAGGTTCGTTATAAGGTGCATCAAGGCTGGCAGAATGTTGAGCACATGTTTAATCAGATATCTGCCCGGCATAGCGTGCTTGTGCATACAGATCTGGCCGAGACAGAACGGCTGAGGCAGGGTCTGCTGGGTGGACTTTTTCGACCAGAAGCAGATATTGATCTTCTGTCTCCTGGTGATGAATTAATCTTTTGA
- a CDS encoding iron ABC transporter permease has product MPLLLIFWQSVYPNGQWDWMAPIRTITGHHLSGVLLNSVWLGICVVALTTLLALPLAWMMAKTGMGEHRWVDVILMIPFMTPPYIGSMGWILFMQKGGYLQQWAPSSANWSELFFSFWGMVMIMSLHLFPFLYLLLRDALIRIGGNLEEAGAVHGARAGYRFRRIILPLLLSSYGMGIMLVFVKTIAEFGTPATFGRKIGYYVMTSEIHKYISSWPIDFGKATSLASVLLSVCLVMWYMQSAISRKFTYRLVGGRGQRSKRYSLRGWAGWLCGTYLAILLILSIGIPYFSIIAASTMKLRGTGLALDNLTLEHYRELLSWGSVSMKAIGNSLGLSLAASTVAVIIGTGFALAIGKSSSFMQRVIDLFSLLPNTVPGIVMVVGLILFWNSPWMPMTLYNTYGMVVLTYVVLFLPYTVQYVKSSFTQIDGTLFQAGQVFGGRPLYILRRILVPLILPGMLAGWMMTFTIATRELVGSLLILPPSMQTSATYIFAQFEQGQVSLGMAMAVVTVGMTVLMLLGIEMLNSKRKWNAS; this is encoded by the coding sequence ATGCCGCTCTTGCTGATCTTCTGGCAAAGTGTATACCCGAATGGGCAGTGGGACTGGATGGCTCCGATTCGAACAATTACCGGTCATCATCTGTCCGGTGTGCTGCTGAATTCAGTATGGCTGGGCATCTGCGTGGTGGCGTTAACAACGCTGCTCGCACTGCCGCTCGCCTGGATGATGGCCAAAACCGGAATGGGTGAGCATCGCTGGGTCGATGTCATTCTGATGATTCCATTCATGACCCCGCCGTATATCGGCTCGATGGGCTGGATTCTGTTTATGCAAAAAGGGGGATACCTCCAGCAGTGGGCGCCCTCATCTGCAAACTGGAGTGAGCTGTTCTTCAGCTTTTGGGGCATGGTGATGATCATGAGTCTGCACCTGTTCCCATTCCTGTATTTGCTGCTGCGGGATGCATTGATTCGCATCGGGGGCAATCTGGAAGAAGCGGGAGCCGTGCACGGTGCACGTGCAGGATATCGGTTCAGACGTATTATTTTACCCCTGCTGCTGTCGTCTTACGGGATGGGGATTATGCTTGTTTTTGTCAAGACGATTGCAGAATTCGGCACACCCGCGACTTTTGGACGCAAGATCGGATATTATGTCATGACCTCTGAAATCCATAAATACATCTCCAGCTGGCCCATTGATTTCGGGAAGGCGACTTCGCTGGCATCTGTGCTGCTGTCCGTCTGCCTGGTGATGTGGTATATGCAGTCCGCGATCAGCCGGAAGTTCACGTATCGTCTCGTAGGTGGCAGAGGACAGCGCTCGAAGCGTTACTCCCTGCGAGGCTGGGCAGGATGGTTGTGCGGTACATATCTGGCCATCCTGTTGATTCTATCGATCGGCATTCCATACTTTTCGATCATCGCGGCTTCCACGATGAAGCTGCGGGGAACCGGACTGGCTCTGGATAATCTGACATTGGAGCACTACCGGGAATTGTTATCCTGGGGTTCTGTGAGTATGAAGGCGATCGGGAACAGTCTGGGATTGTCGCTGGCGGCTTCTACGGTGGCAGTCATCATAGGCACCGGGTTTGCGCTGGCAATTGGCAAATCATCTTCGTTCATGCAGCGGGTTATCGACCTGTTCAGTCTACTGCCAAACACCGTGCCAGGTATCGTTATGGTGGTTGGTCTGATTCTGTTCTGGAACTCCCCGTGGATGCCTATGACGCTGTACAACACCTACGGTATGGTGGTGCTCACCTATGTTGTACTGTTCCTGCCGTACACCGTGCAGTATGTTAAATCAAGCTTTACCCAGATCGACGGCACGCTGTTTCAGGCGGGTCAGGTGTTTGGCGGCAGGCCGCTGTACATTTTGCGGCGTATCCTTGTGCCACTGATCCTGCCCGGCATGCTGGCCGGCTGGATGATGACATTTACGATTGCGACTAGGGAATTGGTCGGCTCGCTGCTTATTCTTCCGCCGTCGATGCAGACGTCGGCGACGTATATTTTTGCCCAATTTGAACAGGGCCAGGTATCGCTTGGAATGGCAATGGCTGTGGTAACCGTCGGGATGACAGTGCTGATGCTGCTGGGGATAGAGATGCTGAATTCAAAGAGAAAGTGGAATGCTTCATGA
- a CDS encoding DUF6492 family protein has translation MSIQRGMQLNTATKIDVLIPAIEKDLATLPHVIDNIRRYVTHPIGSIYIVSPVSTKIRKLCSRKNCIFVNERSVLPLTKNEIHYQSSRWNRSGWLYQQLLKMNGDSIVKAKYFLVMDADTVLIKPHSFIVEGKTVFYCRDWSQPEYFNTYRKLLGMKAPRPRSFVTHYMLFEKSKLSALKQKIEAVHKMPWYKAIISSINKKKQFGFSEYETYANFMYTKNPGSLVLRSSMNKSLNMNASSLKEQQIRNLALKYRSLSFHKRKIYSKAP, from the coding sequence ATGTCCATTCAGCGTGGAATGCAGTTGAATACTGCGACAAAGATTGATGTTCTTATACCAGCGATCGAGAAAGATCTGGCTACCCTCCCCCACGTCATTGATAACATTCGCCGTTATGTAACACATCCCATCGGAAGCATATATATTGTTTCTCCGGTCAGCACCAAAATCAGAAAACTTTGCTCCCGTAAAAACTGCATTTTTGTTAATGAGCGATCCGTCCTGCCTCTAACCAAAAACGAGATACACTACCAGTCCTCCCGTTGGAATCGCTCAGGCTGGTTATATCAGCAACTGCTCAAAATGAACGGAGATTCCATTGTGAAGGCAAAGTACTTTCTAGTCATGGATGCGGATACTGTACTGATTAAACCTCATTCATTTATTGTAGAAGGCAAAACGGTATTTTACTGCCGTGATTGGAGCCAGCCAGAATATTTCAATACCTACCGTAAGTTGTTAGGCATGAAAGCTCCGCGTCCCCGTTCTTTTGTCACCCATTATATGCTGTTCGAAAAATCGAAACTCTCTGCCCTAAAACAGAAAATTGAAGCGGTTCATAAGATGCCATGGTACAAAGCGATCATCTCCAGTATCAATAAGAAGAAACAGTTTGGTTTCTCCGAGTATGAAACGTATGCCAATTTTATGTATACGAAGAACCCGGGCAGCTTGGTCCTTAGAAGTTCGATGAATAAAAGTCTGAATATGAATGCTTCTTCGCTAAAAGAGCAACAAATCCGTAATCTGGCTCTTAAATATCGTTCTCTTTCCTTTCATAAACGTAAAATCTATAGTAAAGCTCCCTGA
- a CDS encoding ABC transporter substrate-binding protein, which produces MFGMKTRKKSAALLLTAVMSLSLFGCSTGNTTTGNAAKPAGEGNAAAAADTASKAAGGKLVLYSAGPQKLADNIVNGFTAKTGIEVEMFQGTTGKILARMEAEKANPVADVVILASLPSAQALKADGLTLPYPEAAHADKLNKDWSDAEGNYFSSSASALGIVYNSKLVTAPPKSWADLAAPAWKDAVNIPDPTLSGSALDFITGYLSANGEKGWDLLNAYKANGVAMAGANQEALDPVITGAKSIVAAGVDYMAYSAKAKGEPLDIVYPEEGTVISPRPAAILKSSPNVENAKAFIDYLLSDEAQKLVADAYLIPGREDIEAANRANVKDIPQLKVDWTWMSEHGDETAARFSETFK; this is translated from the coding sequence ATGTTCGGTATGAAAACACGTAAAAAGAGCGCAGCACTTCTATTAACAGCAGTGATGAGTCTGAGTCTGTTCGGATGCAGCACCGGGAACACAACAACTGGAAATGCAGCGAAGCCCGCGGGAGAAGGAAATGCAGCAGCCGCAGCGGACACGGCGAGCAAGGCAGCAGGTGGCAAACTGGTCTTGTACAGTGCAGGGCCGCAGAAGCTGGCAGACAATATCGTGAATGGATTTACAGCCAAGACAGGTATTGAAGTGGAGATGTTCCAAGGCACGACAGGTAAAATTCTCGCTCGTATGGAAGCAGAGAAAGCGAATCCAGTCGCAGACGTTGTTATTCTGGCTTCCTTGCCTTCGGCACAAGCACTGAAAGCAGATGGACTCACCCTGCCGTATCCGGAAGCAGCTCATGCGGACAAGCTGAACAAAGATTGGTCGGATGCAGAGGGTAACTATTTCAGCAGCAGTGCTTCTGCACTGGGCATTGTGTATAACAGCAAGCTGGTAACTGCACCGCCAAAGAGCTGGGCTGACCTGGCAGCACCAGCATGGAAAGATGCGGTGAATATTCCTGATCCGACATTGTCAGGCTCCGCACTTGATTTCATCACAGGTTACCTGAGTGCCAATGGTGAAAAAGGATGGGATCTGCTGAATGCCTATAAAGCAAACGGTGTCGCTATGGCAGGAGCCAATCAGGAAGCCCTTGATCCAGTGATTACGGGCGCAAAAAGCATTGTAGCAGCAGGTGTAGACTACATGGCCTATTCCGCCAAAGCCAAAGGCGAACCACTCGATATCGTCTACCCTGAAGAAGGTACAGTGATTAGCCCAAGACCGGCAGCCATTCTGAAATCCAGTCCTAATGTAGAGAATGCCAAAGCATTTATCGATTACCTGTTATCGGATGAGGCACAAAAGCTGGTTGCAGATGCATATCTGATTCCAGGCCGCGAAGACATTGAAGCAGCGAACCGCGCCAACGTAAAGGATATCCCGCAGTTGAAAGTGGATTGGACATGGATGAGCGAGCATGGGGATGAGACCGCAGCCCGTTTCTCCGAAACTTTTAAATAA
- a CDS encoding sugar phosphate nucleotidyltransferase: MHIVLLCGGSGKRLWPLSNELRSKLFVDILPSPAGGRESMISRVCRQLESSCLTDSTLIISHQDQANITARHTQGKIPVIGEPYKRGTFTAAALATLYLRSFRMAKNDDVICIAPADVFAGEDFFSNFQLLPDILKQSQADIALIGTRPTHASDQYGYILPGREERNAYAPITQFIEKPETAIAETLLQRGALWNCGVYAFTVEFMISHIQKMGLPVHYDQLSSLYEVLPERSFDKHVAEKAQRAVVMPYKGIWQDIGSWDTLCAQLGSHVFGHGGISGSSFDSYIINELPYPVQIIGVPGIIAAASPDGILIANKNNSNEIKAQLGSLPLKPMYGEAFWGSYRVIESSTEDENTTVTTLNTTVLPGKHIGLHWHRAGCRAWTVLAGSGHLLINGQVTQVTIGNQFKITSESVYSILAETRMVILEVRIGKPEDENNILFENEDWNIIVERAGSYETK; this comes from the coding sequence ATGCATATCGTACTGCTGTGCGGCGGCTCTGGCAAAAGGCTCTGGCCGTTATCCAATGAGCTCCGCTCCAAGCTGTTCGTAGATATACTTCCATCACCCGCTGGAGGTAGGGAATCCATGATCAGCAGAGTATGCCGCCAGCTTGAAAGTTCATGCTTAACGGATTCAACGCTCATTATTTCACATCAGGATCAGGCTAACATTACGGCTCGACATACTCAAGGCAAAATACCAGTCATCGGGGAACCTTATAAGCGAGGTACTTTTACTGCCGCAGCCTTAGCAACTTTATATCTTCGATCCTTTCGAATGGCTAAAAATGACGATGTAATCTGTATCGCGCCTGCCGATGTGTTCGCAGGTGAAGATTTTTTCAGCAACTTTCAATTACTGCCGGACATATTGAAACAGTCTCAAGCCGATATTGCTTTAATTGGGACAAGGCCTACACATGCATCAGACCAGTATGGATACATCCTGCCGGGTAGGGAAGAACGTAATGCTTATGCGCCAATAACACAATTTATAGAAAAACCCGAAACCGCCATTGCTGAAACTCTACTACAGCGTGGGGCACTATGGAACTGCGGCGTATACGCGTTCACCGTCGAATTTATGATATCCCATATTCAAAAAATGGGACTTCCCGTTCATTATGACCAATTGTCATCCCTGTATGAAGTACTGCCTGAACGAAGTTTTGACAAGCATGTTGCAGAAAAGGCGCAGCGGGCCGTAGTAATGCCTTATAAGGGAATATGGCAGGATATCGGAAGCTGGGATACGCTATGCGCTCAGTTAGGTTCCCATGTATTCGGACATGGTGGAATCTCGGGATCTTCCTTCGATTCCTATATTATTAATGAGCTTCCCTACCCCGTGCAAATCATTGGTGTGCCAGGTATTATCGCTGCCGCAAGTCCTGACGGCATTCTCATTGCCAACAAAAATAATTCAAATGAAATTAAAGCACAATTAGGCAGCTTGCCACTAAAACCAATGTATGGCGAAGCATTCTGGGGCAGTTATCGTGTCATAGAGAGCTCGACAGAAGATGAAAATACAACCGTAACCACACTGAACACAACGGTTCTACCGGGCAAACATATCGGACTGCACTGGCACCGGGCAGGATGTAGAGCGTGGACGGTACTAGCAGGCAGCGGTCACTTGCTTATCAACGGACAGGTCACTCAGGTGACAATCGGCAATCAGTTCAAGATCACCTCGGAGAGCGTCTATTCTATTCTCGCTGAAACCAGAATGGTCATCCTTGAAGTGCGGATCGGCAAACCCGAGGATGAAAACAACATCCTTTTTGAGAATGAAGATTGGAATATAATTGTAGAACGTGCAGGATCGTACGAAACCAAATAG